A region of Selenomonadales bacterium 4137-cl DNA encodes the following proteins:
- a CDS encoding methyl-accepting chemotaxis protein, with protein sequence MQTPQFKQGSLRRSGFSVHSLQAKITFAVLAIFLVSLAALGGLNFDQAHRILTTNIVQQMQAEAAGEADKVGELLKGVGMELTGLTHMPAIQSGDPKAIVPVLASLAKSYPKFDSLAYVNTAGFHYNNTGATGDLSSRPYIQQALKGKVAVSDPVVSRATGRLVVNVTVPVKTDGKVTGALFGSLGMEDMTKMIVEHKVGKTGYAFMCRGDGLLIVHPNKELAMKVNSLTDAKTDAGMKAVAERMVKGEKGLATVTSRGIDRYYSFAPVPGTAWSLGLSVPIAEVSGVVSGLKTTSVITIVIILVVSAILVAWLVRRMTAPLQVVEAAANRIAGGDISSVELSVKSNDEIGRLAQSFTQMAQNLRSLIRQITANADQVAASAEELTASAEQSAQAANQIAASINGVAGGATEQLAAAEETASVVNQMSTAMQQVAANANHVAGQSAQAADKAKAGGIAVDKAVSQMAQIENTVNASAQVVAKLGERSKEIGQIVETISGIAGQTNLLALNAAIEAARAGEQGRGFAVVAEEVRQLAEQSQDAAKKIAELIGDIQGDTDRAVAAMTDGTREVKTGAEVVTSTGAVFREIVELVSQGADRMREISAAIQQMAGGSQQIVSSVGRIDALSKSSAGEAQSVSAAAEEQLASMEEIASSSEELARLAQELQGAVAQFRL encoded by the coding sequence GTGCAAACACCACAGTTTAAGCAAGGCAGTCTCCGCCGGAGCGGATTCAGCGTGCACAGCCTGCAGGCAAAAATCACTTTCGCGGTTCTGGCGATCTTCCTCGTGTCTCTCGCGGCGCTGGGCGGACTGAATTTCGACCAGGCCCACAGGATCCTCACCACCAACATCGTGCAACAGATGCAGGCGGAAGCGGCCGGTGAGGCCGACAAGGTCGGCGAGCTTTTGAAAGGCGTAGGCATGGAGCTTACGGGGCTGACGCATATGCCGGCGATACAGAGCGGCGATCCCAAGGCGATCGTGCCCGTCCTGGCGTCGCTGGCGAAATCGTATCCGAAATTCGATTCGCTGGCGTACGTCAATACCGCCGGGTTTCACTACAACAATACGGGCGCTACCGGCGACCTCAGCTCCCGGCCTTATATCCAGCAGGCTCTGAAGGGTAAGGTGGCGGTGTCCGACCCGGTCGTTTCCCGGGCGACCGGCCGGCTGGTGGTGAACGTGACGGTGCCGGTCAAGACGGACGGCAAAGTAACGGGGGCGCTGTTCGGGAGCCTCGGCATGGAAGATATGACCAAGATGATTGTGGAGCATAAGGTCGGCAAGACAGGCTATGCGTTCATGTGCCGGGGCGACGGCCTGCTGATCGTCCATCCCAATAAGGAGCTGGCCATGAAGGTCAACTCCCTGACAGACGCCAAGACCGACGCCGGGATGAAGGCGGTGGCCGAGCGGATGGTCAAGGGGGAAAAGGGCCTGGCGACGGTCACGTCGCGCGGGATCGACCGCTATTATTCCTTCGCGCCGGTGCCGGGGACGGCCTGGTCGCTGGGACTTTCGGTGCCGATTGCCGAGGTGTCCGGGGTGGTCTCCGGACTGAAGACGACGTCGGTTATTACGATCGTGATCATACTGGTGGTCTCGGCTATTCTCGTCGCCTGGCTGGTGCGCCGGATGACCGCGCCGCTCCAGGTGGTGGAGGCGGCGGCCAACCGCATTGCCGGCGGCGATATTTCCAGCGTGGAGCTGTCCGTGAAGTCGAACGACGAGATCGGCCGGCTGGCGCAAAGCTTCACGCAGATGGCGCAGAACCTGCGCTCCCTGATCAGGCAGATCACCGCCAACGCCGATCAGGTGGCGGCTTCGGCCGAGGAGCTTACGGCCAGCGCCGAGCAGTCGGCCCAGGCGGCCAACCAGATTGCGGCTTCGATCAACGGGGTGGCCGGCGGGGCGACGGAGCAGCTGGCGGCTGCGGAGGAGACGGCGTCGGTGGTGAATCAAATGTCGACCGCGATGCAGCAGGTGGCGGCCAACGCCAACCATGTGGCCGGGCAGTCGGCCCAGGCGGCCGATAAGGCGAAGGCCGGCGGAATCGCGGTGGATAAGGCGGTCAGCCAGATGGCCCAGATCGAGAATACGGTCAACGCTTCGGCGCAGGTGGTCGCCAAGCTGGGCGAACGTTCGAAGGAGATCGGCCAGATCGTGGAGACGATTTCCGGCATCGCCGGTCAGACAAATCTGCTGGCTTTGAACGCGGCCATCGAGGCGGCGCGCGCCGGCGAGCAGGGCCGCGGGTTCGCGGTGGTAGCCGAGGAGGTCAGGCAGCTGGCCGAGCAGTCGCAGGACGCGGCCAAGAAGATCGCCGAGCTGATCGGCGATATCCAGGGCGACACCGACCGGGCGGTGGCGGCGATGACCGACGGCACGCGCGAGGTCAAGACGGGCGCCGAGGTGGTTACCTCGACCGGCGCGGTCTTCCGCGAGATCGTGGAGCTGGTGTCGCAGGGGGCCGACCGGATGCGGGAGATTTCGGCGGCCATCCAGCAGATGGCCGGCGGCAGCCAGCAGATCGTGTCCTCGGTGGGCAGGATCGACGCGCTCAGCAAGTCGTCCGCGGGCGAGGCGCAGAGCGTTTCGGCGGCGGCCGAGGAGCAGCTCGCTTCGATGGAGGAGATCGCTTCCTCGAGCGAGGAGCTGGCGAGGCTGGCCCAGGAGCTGCAGGGCGCGGTGGCGCAATTCAGGCTGTAG
- a CDS encoding NifU family protein, which produces MDKLGKIIDQQVRPALRAHGGDIELVELTADGVLKVRLTGACATCPGAQQTLADVVAAALKEAAPEVREIVPVFQADEELIRQALAILRKGKESRDG; this is translated from the coding sequence ATGGATAAACTCGGCAAAATCATCGACCAACAGGTCCGTCCGGCGCTTCGCGCCCACGGCGGCGACATCGAGCTCGTCGAACTCACCGCCGACGGCGTCCTCAAAGTCAGGCTGACCGGCGCTTGCGCCACCTGCCCCGGCGCCCAGCAGACCCTCGCCGACGTCGTCGCGGCGGCGCTTAAAGAGGCGGCCCCCGAAGTCCGCGAGATCGTCCCCGTCTTCCAGGCCGACGAAGAGCTCATCCGCCAGGCGCTCGCCATCCTCCGCAAGGGCAAAGAGAGCCGGGATGGCTGA
- a CDS encoding 4-hydroxyphenylacetate 3-hydroxylase family protein, whose amino-acid sequence MALMTGREYEDSLRKLKFKVYLQGELIDNPVDHPIIRPSMNAVKMTYELAHDPRYQSLMTAVSHLSGETINRFCHLHQSSDDLVKKVKMQRLLGQKTAACFQRCVGMDAINAVDSVTFEMDGKLGSEYHKRFTAFLRKIQDEDLTVDGAMTDPKGDRSLPPGKQADPDLYVRVVEKRADGIVVRGAKCHQTGALNSHWILVMPTMTMGADDADYAVSFCAPADAPGIFYIYGRQSCDTRKLENGDIDVGNSRFGGHEALMVFDDLFVPWEHVFMCGETEFSGALVERFAGYHRQSYGGCKVGVGDVLIGAAALAAEMNGAAKASAVKDKLIEMVHLNETLYACGIACSAEGYPTASGTYLIDLLLANVCKQNVTRFPYEIARLAEDIAGGLMVTMPSEKDLRHPEIGPVVEKYLRGVAGVPTEHRMRVLRLIENITLGAAAVGYRTESMHGAGSPQAQRIMIARQGNIEQKKDLARAIAGIEPAAGR is encoded by the coding sequence ATGGCTCTCATGACCGGCCGCGAATACGAAGACAGCCTCCGCAAGCTCAAATTCAAAGTCTACCTCCAGGGCGAACTCATCGACAACCCTGTCGACCACCCCATCATCCGTCCGTCGATGAACGCCGTCAAAATGACCTACGAACTGGCCCACGACCCCCGCTACCAGTCTCTCATGACCGCCGTCTCCCACCTCAGCGGCGAAACGATCAACCGCTTCTGTCACCTCCACCAGAGCAGCGACGACCTCGTCAAAAAAGTCAAAATGCAGCGCCTCCTCGGCCAGAAAACCGCCGCCTGCTTCCAGCGCTGCGTCGGCATGGACGCCATCAACGCCGTCGACAGCGTCACCTTCGAAATGGACGGCAAACTCGGCAGCGAATACCATAAACGCTTCACCGCCTTCCTGCGCAAAATCCAGGACGAAGACCTCACCGTCGACGGCGCCATGACCGACCCCAAAGGCGACCGCAGCCTGCCGCCCGGCAAACAGGCCGACCCCGACCTCTACGTCCGGGTGGTCGAAAAGCGCGCCGACGGCATCGTCGTCCGCGGCGCCAAATGCCACCAGACCGGCGCCCTCAACTCTCACTGGATACTCGTCATGCCCACCATGACCATGGGCGCCGACGACGCCGACTACGCCGTCTCCTTCTGCGCCCCCGCCGACGCGCCCGGCATCTTCTACATCTACGGCCGTCAGTCCTGCGACACTCGCAAGCTCGAGAACGGCGACATCGACGTCGGCAACAGCCGTTTCGGCGGCCACGAAGCCCTGATGGTCTTCGACGATCTATTCGTTCCCTGGGAGCACGTCTTCATGTGCGGCGAGACGGAATTCAGCGGCGCGCTCGTCGAACGCTTCGCCGGCTACCACCGCCAGAGCTACGGCGGCTGCAAAGTCGGCGTCGGCGACGTTCTCATCGGCGCCGCGGCCCTCGCCGCCGAAATGAACGGCGCCGCCAAGGCCTCCGCCGTCAAGGACAAACTCATCGAAATGGTCCACCTCAACGAAACCCTCTACGCCTGCGGCATCGCCTGCTCGGCCGAAGGCTACCCGACCGCGTCCGGTACCTACCTCATCGACCTCCTGCTGGCCAACGTCTGTAAACAGAACGTCACCCGCTTCCCCTACGAGATCGCCCGCCTCGCCGAAGACATCGCCGGCGGCCTCATGGTTACCATGCCGTCGGAAAAAGACCTCCGCCATCCGGAAATCGGCCCGGTCGTCGAAAAATACCTGCGCGGCGTCGCCGGCGTACCCACCGAGCACCGCATGCGCGTCCTCAGACTGATCGAAAACATCACCCTCGGCGCCGCCGCCGTCGGCTACCGCACCGAATCGATGCACGGCGCCGGCTCGCCCCAGGCCCAGCGGATCATGATCGCCCGCCAGGGCAACATCGAGCAGAAAAAAGACCTCGCCCGGGCCATCGCCGGCATCGAGCCCGCGGCCGGCCGGTGA